A stretch of the Cottoperca gobio chromosome 2, fCotGob3.1, whole genome shotgun sequence genome encodes the following:
- the LOC115020447 gene encoding glucagon-1-like: protein MKSFLAGILLVLGFVQSSWQVPLQEADGSSSFDTDDTLAEPRELSNMKRHSEGTFSNDYSKYLEDRKAQDFVQWLMNNKRSGAEEKRHADGTFTSDVSSYLTDQAIRDFVARLKAGRDRRESETDRRGEALSRRHVDGSFTSDVNKVLDSLAAKEYLLWVMTSKSSGESKKRQEDQ, encoded by the exons ATGAAAAGCTTCCTAGCTGGTATCCTTCTGGTTCTGGGCTTTGTCCAGAGCAGCTGGCAGGTTCCTCTGCAGGAGGCTGACGGCAGCTCAAG CTTTGACACGGACGACACGTTAGCGGAGCCGAGGGAGCTGTCGAACATGAAGAGACATTCGGAGGGAACTTTCTCAAACGACTACAGCAAATACCTGGAGGACAGGAAGGCGCAGGACTTTGTTCAGTGGCTGATGAACAACAAGAGGAGCGG tgCTGAAGAAAAGCGCCACGCAGATGGGACCTTCACCAGCGACGTGAGCTCTTACCTCACGGACCAGGCCATCAGAGACTTTGTTGCCAGGCTCAAGGCTGGACGAGACAGAAGAGA ATCTGAAACGGACAGGCGGGGCGAGGCGCTCAGCAGGAGGCATGTAGATGGAAGCTTCACCAGTGACGTGAACAAGGTGCTGGACTCCTTGGCTGCAAAGGAATATTTACTCTGGGTCATGACCTCCAAGTCTTCAGGGGAGAG TAAGAAAAGACAAGAGGACCAGTGA